Proteins encoded together in one Larus michahellis chromosome 4, bLarMic1.1, whole genome shotgun sequence window:
- the OLFML1 gene encoding olfactomedin-like protein 1 isoform X1, translating to MVVLQLRFLLVPFLTSVMGAAQYMMQDAALMNYIDQRLLSLEKRLEKCNQDILDYVEEFRDFSKMVLSRLAGLNNHKAEVKSEVENLLTRIERAQRDIDYFGSVTDSNTCTEVHEDLVKQQLFEEAEEKKKLKLMLNASCDHMLAGIKSLKVVKKTGDKHGSWMKDPGKKHTKIYLLNGSVNNVIFEFANIMTFMESNHTLKARRVTLPFPWEGTGHIIYQGFLFYHRYGSLNEIIKFNIQKRNITDQMLLPGAGRIPAYQLSPSTKIDLALDEQGLWAIHAEPETGGNIVITKINHITMAIEHTWDTSCNSKDAEAAFIACNTLYVVYNLPSGGTSRIQCVYDVLDAVNTYEIPVLHFPKRQGSHSAIHYNPKEKQLFAWGDGSQIIYKLHTKQKV from the exons ATGGTAGTCTTGCAACTCCGATTTTTATTAGTTCCATTCCTCACAAGCGTCATGGGAGCAGCACAATATATGATGCAAGACGCAGCTCTGATGAACTACATTGACCAGCGTCTCCTATCTTTAGAG AAGAGGCTGGAAAAATGCAACCAAGACATACTGGATTATGTGGAAGAATTCCGAGACTTTTCAAAGATGGTACTGTCACGCCTGGCAGGACTGAACAATCATAAGGCTGAGGTTAAAAGTGAAGTAGAGAATTTGCTAACAAGAATTGAACGAGCACAAAGGGACATTGACTATTTTGGATCTGTCACAGATTCTAATACATGTACAGAAGTGCATGAAGACCTGGTGAAACAACAGCTATTTGAAGAAgcggaagaaaaaaagaaacttaaactCATGCTTAATGCAA GTTGTGACCACATGCTTGCGGGTATTAAGTCCCTAAAGGTAGTTAAGAAGACTGGAGATAAGCATGGCTCTTGGATGAAAGATCCTGGCAAAAAGCATAcaaagatttatttattaaatggttctgtaaataatgttatttttgaaTTTGCAAATATCATGACATTCATGGAAAGTAATCATACACTAAAAGCTCGCAGAGTCACCTTGCCATTTCCCTGGGAAGGAACTGGCCACATCATATATCAGGGTTTCCTGTTCTATCACAGATACGGCTCCTTAAACGAGATAATTAAATTCAATATCCAGAAAAGAAATATAACTGACCAAATGCTACTGCCAGGGGCTGGAAGGATTCCAGCCTATCAGCTTTCTCCATCTACGAAAATAGATCTTGCCCTTGATGAGCAAGGGCTCTGGGCAATCCATGCAGAACCAGAGACTGGAGGAAACATTGTAATTACTAAAATCAACCACATAACCATGGCAATAGAGCACACTTGGGACACATCGTGCAATAGCAAGGATGCTGAAGCAGCTTTCATAGCATGCAACACACTCTATGTTGTCTACAACTTACCTAGTGGAGGCACCTCTCGCATACAATGTGTTTATGATGTTTTGGATGCTGTAAATACTTATGAAATCCCAGTATTGCATTTTCCAAAACGTCAGGGTAGCCATTCCGCTATACATTACAATCCTAAAGAAAAGCAACTCTTTGCTTGGGGTGATGGATCCCAGATCATTTACAAGCTTCACACAAAGCAAAAAGTTTAG
- the OLFML1 gene encoding olfactomedin-like protein 1 isoform X3: protein MLNASCDHMLAGIKSLKVVKKTGDKHGSWMKDPGKKHTKIYLLNGSVNNVIFEFANIMTFMESNHTLKARRVTLPFPWEGTGHIIYQGFLFYHRYGSLNEIIKFNIQKRNITDQMLLPGAGRIPAYQLSPSTKIDLALDEQGLWAIHAEPETGGNIVITKINHITMAIEHTWDTSCNSKDAEAAFIACNTLYVVYNLPSGGTSRIQCVYDVLDAVNTYEIPVLHFPKRQGSHSAIHYNPKEKQLFAWGDGSQIIYKLHTKQKV, encoded by the exons ATGCTTAATGCAA GTTGTGACCACATGCTTGCGGGTATTAAGTCCCTAAAGGTAGTTAAGAAGACTGGAGATAAGCATGGCTCTTGGATGAAAGATCCTGGCAAAAAGCATAcaaagatttatttattaaatggttctgtaaataatgttatttttgaaTTTGCAAATATCATGACATTCATGGAAAGTAATCATACACTAAAAGCTCGCAGAGTCACCTTGCCATTTCCCTGGGAAGGAACTGGCCACATCATATATCAGGGTTTCCTGTTCTATCACAGATACGGCTCCTTAAACGAGATAATTAAATTCAATATCCAGAAAAGAAATATAACTGACCAAATGCTACTGCCAGGGGCTGGAAGGATTCCAGCCTATCAGCTTTCTCCATCTACGAAAATAGATCTTGCCCTTGATGAGCAAGGGCTCTGGGCAATCCATGCAGAACCAGAGACTGGAGGAAACATTGTAATTACTAAAATCAACCACATAACCATGGCAATAGAGCACACTTGGGACACATCGTGCAATAGCAAGGATGCTGAAGCAGCTTTCATAGCATGCAACACACTCTATGTTGTCTACAACTTACCTAGTGGAGGCACCTCTCGCATACAATGTGTTTATGATGTTTTGGATGCTGTAAATACTTATGAAATCCCAGTATTGCATTTTCCAAAACGTCAGGGTAGCCATTCCGCTATACATTACAATCCTAAAGAAAAGCAACTCTTTGCTTGGGGTGATGGATCCCAGATCATTTACAAGCTTCACACAAAGCAAAAAGTTTAG
- the OLFML1 gene encoding olfactomedin-like protein 1 isoform X2 yields the protein MVVLQLRFLLVPFLTSVMGAAQYMMQDAALMNYIDQRLLSLERLEKCNQDILDYVEEFRDFSKMVLSRLAGLNNHKAEVKSEVENLLTRIERAQRDIDYFGSVTDSNTCTEVHEDLVKQQLFEEAEEKKKLKLMLNASCDHMLAGIKSLKVVKKTGDKHGSWMKDPGKKHTKIYLLNGSVNNVIFEFANIMTFMESNHTLKARRVTLPFPWEGTGHIIYQGFLFYHRYGSLNEIIKFNIQKRNITDQMLLPGAGRIPAYQLSPSTKIDLALDEQGLWAIHAEPETGGNIVITKINHITMAIEHTWDTSCNSKDAEAAFIACNTLYVVYNLPSGGTSRIQCVYDVLDAVNTYEIPVLHFPKRQGSHSAIHYNPKEKQLFAWGDGSQIIYKLHTKQKV from the exons ATGGTAGTCTTGCAACTCCGATTTTTATTAGTTCCATTCCTCACAAGCGTCATGGGAGCAGCACAATATATGATGCAAGACGCAGCTCTGATGAACTACATTGACCAGCGTCTCCTATCTTTAGAG AGGCTGGAAAAATGCAACCAAGACATACTGGATTATGTGGAAGAATTCCGAGACTTTTCAAAGATGGTACTGTCACGCCTGGCAGGACTGAACAATCATAAGGCTGAGGTTAAAAGTGAAGTAGAGAATTTGCTAACAAGAATTGAACGAGCACAAAGGGACATTGACTATTTTGGATCTGTCACAGATTCTAATACATGTACAGAAGTGCATGAAGACCTGGTGAAACAACAGCTATTTGAAGAAgcggaagaaaaaaagaaacttaaactCATGCTTAATGCAA GTTGTGACCACATGCTTGCGGGTATTAAGTCCCTAAAGGTAGTTAAGAAGACTGGAGATAAGCATGGCTCTTGGATGAAAGATCCTGGCAAAAAGCATAcaaagatttatttattaaatggttctgtaaataatgttatttttgaaTTTGCAAATATCATGACATTCATGGAAAGTAATCATACACTAAAAGCTCGCAGAGTCACCTTGCCATTTCCCTGGGAAGGAACTGGCCACATCATATATCAGGGTTTCCTGTTCTATCACAGATACGGCTCCTTAAACGAGATAATTAAATTCAATATCCAGAAAAGAAATATAACTGACCAAATGCTACTGCCAGGGGCTGGAAGGATTCCAGCCTATCAGCTTTCTCCATCTACGAAAATAGATCTTGCCCTTGATGAGCAAGGGCTCTGGGCAATCCATGCAGAACCAGAGACTGGAGGAAACATTGTAATTACTAAAATCAACCACATAACCATGGCAATAGAGCACACTTGGGACACATCGTGCAATAGCAAGGATGCTGAAGCAGCTTTCATAGCATGCAACACACTCTATGTTGTCTACAACTTACCTAGTGGAGGCACCTCTCGCATACAATGTGTTTATGATGTTTTGGATGCTGTAAATACTTATGAAATCCCAGTATTGCATTTTCCAAAACGTCAGGGTAGCCATTCCGCTATACATTACAATCCTAAAGAAAAGCAACTCTTTGCTTGGGGTGATGGATCCCAGATCATTTACAAGCTTCACACAAAGCAAAAAGTTTAG